The Cydia fagiglandana chromosome 14, ilCydFagi1.1, whole genome shotgun sequence genome contains the following window.
actcTTTATGTTTTTGAGGTTAACAAATTTAGCTTTACAATAGcgtttaaaacaaaatttagaCTTCGTTTAAAACAGCTCTTTCAAAGGCATATCAAACATTGTttaacacattaaaaaaataaagataaactTCTATTAGCTACTGTTGATGTCGAACTAGTGCCCTGGCATAACAAGTCAAAATTACTATTATTCATAAaatgattatttaaaaaacgATTTGCTACAATGAAATGAGTAACATTTTTCTTAACATTTCCAAGAGCCTTGCTAAGATAGTAATCATAAAATAATGTGTATAACCTTATAAAACGCTAGCTTAGCTTCTGGTGACAATTTAAGGTTTTGTCGTTGTAAACTCACCTCTATTCCTAGTGAGAGTTGACGTCTGCGAAGATATAACCGTGGATTCATCCGAGCTCTCATCCCGCCTCATACATCTGAAGCTCAACACGTTGTACCATTTCTGGGAGACCGCGTCCGGGTCGAAATCCGCTAGACTCACTTGGGCGCAACCCTGGAAAGGAAAATCAGTCTTACTGAAGGTATTTTAAGGTTGAAATTTGGGGAGGTGGAGAGTGAGTCAGGTTAAATCGCTCTCGCCTTGGAAATTCACATGGCACTCGAGGCTGGGAAGCCGAATACTCAAATTTGGCTAGTTGTCATCATGTTATACTAGAAAAATACTAGAAAGCCATATCTGTTATAAACTGATTTGTGATTTCTCTAAACTTCTGATGTAAACTAATAAACTAGCCTGCATTTTTTAAGTCGTGTAAGCCGTTTTAGCGTTTtgagtatgaatgaatcaatgagtACCCAGTGtaatttagaaataaattataatgtagTGCCTCATTACCGCAATGACTCGCCACGGTCATGACATACCCATCTCAGAAATTACAAGGCACGGAAATGACGCGCCGTGGGAATGACACGCCACAGAAATAATGCACCATGGGCGTGACGCGTCAGCATCATGTCTCCCCTccaatatcgtcgggtgacaagcaaaagtcactaagtactatcaaaaaatttaagtaacaatgcactttattacacttgtaacacggcttattgtccaataatttcaatggtattggttagtgacttttgcttgtcacccaacGATATGTAACTGAGTTAGTATATAAAACTCACCAAGCATTCAGCCCTGCACACGAGATTGACTTGCAACGTGGCAGCCCTAAGAGCGCGGGTGCCCGCCACACTAGCTCTCGCCACGTGACGCCACGCAAGCGTAGTTCCGCGCCACGGTAGTGACGCGCTGCTGAACGTGATACCGCAAGTTCCACCGCCGATTACTAGAGCGCCTAGCACCGCactgtaataaatataaatacatttagTATCATTCATGTAATCAAGTATTTAGAAATTTTAACCAACTTTGACAAACAAGAAACTAATACAACTAATGCCGTAATGCTTTAACTCGgcataggcacagaataaataataggtacagaagactcactctttaacaaaacgcgtctgtcacgatcagcacagatatggccgctaggtggcgacagcgccacgcgcggcttatggcaaaccccaaaattggggccgaacggatggacctttagctacctgtagcaaagcgacgaaatcgcggagtgagccacgcctggcataggtaaataatgtaaatcCTTGAGACAAATGTTGTAGTGGTTGAATATAACATACCGAAAGAGTGGCTATTAGCGCGCCATGTAAAATACCTATTCTGGGTTGATTACTGAAAACAGTTACTTAATAATAGTTTaggaaatatattataataccgggataacgcaaggaagaagaaggtGTACCAAACAACTTGCAGGCAAATCGGTGGAAATTATATTTCGTTAGTAGGTTTAATTTACGTTTTAATTAGTAAGTTTCTAAAATAAGATAAACTTACACTTCAGTGCCAACATCAATGAAAAGCGCGTTGAGGTTCCGTGCCCGCAGTATGCTGATCTCCAGCGCGCTGTCCTCAATACAGTAGCGCAATTTGATCTCAATTTGCGTACTGTTCACTGTAACAGAACATAAAATGTTATTAGAACCCCTTTTTTAGTCTATCTCTGCAGAatgtgtatttaaatattatgtagttACTTAAATACTTACGAAAATGCCCGTAATacaataagggccacttgcaccattttactaacccgggattaaccggttaaatatGGAGAATCCATGGTtcccagtacaatttgacacacggttagcggtttaaccgcttaaccccgggttagtgggatggtgcaagtggccctaagaatTTCTATAGCCGCGCAAGTTTCTCGATTCACGGCGTAttgattcattcattcattcattcattatttattcataaaacataatattttacatgtcaaataaGGTAGGTACATAGACAATTTGTACATTAGGTCTTAGGTAGATAAGTATTTAACTATCAGGTAAGCAAGTACTTAAgattactaatttatttatgCATGTGTTGCATTATTTTGTGAGTAAGTTTGAAAACACAGTTCATAACTTAGATCTAAATATTTGGGTCACTACACGCCTCGACAAATTCGTCAATAGTATAGCAAGCAAGGTTTATGAGTAATGTTTTTAGGCGATTTGCAAATACAACGTCGCTTTGTACTAATACGATGTACGATGTTTGATTTACGAGTAAGAAAGATAATTATACCAAAATGACTAGTACAGATTTAAGTCGCATAAAaatctaacccccttattcataaacgtttactaaagttgacaagccgataacaatcgtttgtccctttccatcacaccaatacgtcggaaaggaaCAAACGACTATTATCgacttgttaactttagtaaacgtttacgaataagggggtaagtcttTTAAATGATACCAAGACGCGAAAATATAATAGTCAATCACAACGATCTGATCGAATACACTTTTAGTGCTTCAATCTAataatttttaggtttttttttataagtgcaAATTAGTACAGGAACTTCAGAGTAGATGGTCAATTACGATCATACCTGCGCTAGCATCGCCTGCTTGCGCCGCCTCAAACACACCAGAATCTCCAGCCACCGACTCGTCGCTTACTGCTGCCGACACTGATCTAGTGTTTGTACCTGTCGACCAATGGTTGCgtgttacaattttattaagtatgtatgtagataGATACGTGGATAAGTTATAGAAAGCACTGAATTCCTACTTTACATCGCAAAAAGAGTAGGTACTTGGAACTCAGTGATGCTCATTATTTTGCGATTCTATAGGATGCAACCGGTAAGATAAAAAAGATAAGGCCTTAATATAAACAACTTAGCATAGAAAAAATAGAAAGAAGCCTTTTATTGTATGGCATTTAATATTTGGTGTAAAGGTGGTAAATTGGGAAAAATATGTACCACAAGTTCCTTTCACAAAAATGGGGAGCATGTGTAGGTATGTTTGCATTGATTCCTTGGCGCTCGCACGAGGACTGCAGTTAtggctaaaggggcccactgatttccttctaactgataggccgataccgtccggcggactgttaatcagtgggccccacaACTAATCATCATATCATGTGTATGATACTGACCACTAGATGAGGGAGTCCTGGGCGAGAGGGGCGGTGGCGGGGTCTCTGATATTGGCGACAGCGGCTCACAAGGCCGGCCGGGGCCTTGCAGTTGTACTGGTACTGGAAAATAAACAATTCTTCACTTTATTCTCTGAGACTTGGCCAACAAACAATGACACAACGCTGGCAAGGTTCAGTACATGAATTTACAAGGTTCAGTACATGTATTTCAGTACAGAACTTAGATTTCTTtaaaaattggtatgctggtaatgtacaaactttttgagaattgcTCATATCATACTCGCAGGACAGACTACTAAGCGAAAACTAGACGATAGTAACTTACTTGTCGCAAGGCCTGTGATCTCATTAAGTCCAGCGACGCCTATCCTCATCTCCGCTAGCTTCTCTTCCAGCTCCCTCTGCTGGCGCCTCTGCATCTCCACCTGGCTGTATGACGGGGGAGGGGGTGGGGGGCTGGCGGAGGAGAGGCTGCTGCGAGGCGAGAGCGAGGGTTGGGAGCCGCTGCCGGCTCCGGGCGTCGCGCTTTCGGCCGTGTAGCTTGTTCCGCGGAGTAATCTAAGGGGGAAATAAGGGAATTATAAGAATTAACTACTAATAATTATCATTTGGACTTTAAATCGAAGCTAACATTTTTCAGCCATTAATTGCTACATCATGCAGTGTTTCAGTCTTCTTCGTCCTCGTGTtattccggcattttgccacggctcatgggagcctggggtccgcttgacaacttgtCCCataatttgacgtaggcactagcttttacgaaagcaacAAAACGCACGACGtggtttttgcaaagtgttatcAGTCTCTGCATCTAATATCAGAACTATTTCAGGTTATAGACAAAGTTTTAAGCTATGAGTAGTTATGAGTGTTATGAGGTAAAATATGTGAACTTACCTCTCAACTCTTCTATGCAGGTCAACCATATCAATAGGCTTATCTGCCTGGAATGAGCTAGCGATCTGCGAACCCCCGTATATATCAGTAAAACTGATTCCAGAGCTCAAAGATCCTTTGCTACTCGCCGTAGAAAGAGACCCGAGGCTCGAACTACTTGAAACCGACAACGTACTCGCTGATAAAGTCTTCAACTGCCCTTCCAGAGTCGTCATAGACGTCAAGGCATCTTTTAGCTGTTGAAGCAGCAGTTGTTTTTCTTCGTGTAACCTCAATCGATCCGCTATACACTTATTTGACATCTCAAAGGCGTTTTTCAAGTCCTGCTCTAATCTTTTACACTCAATTTGTATGTCAGTCATTTCCTGTTTGGATCGTGTTCTAGGGGTTATACTTCTAAGTTCTCTAAGTAGCTGTTCTTTCTCTTGGAATAGTAGCAAGCGGTCTTTGTCAGACTCTGCTTGACCGGGTTGGACTTTGTCCTCTAAATCTGCTAATTGTTGTTGGATCTGTTGTATTCTTTTTCTAGCTTCGTCATATTGTAGGCGTACTCTTGCCATTTCTGCTAACCGTGTACCTATTGGTACTAGGTCTGCGCATAAGTCTGTTTGTGAGGCAGTGCTAAGTTTCTCTTGAGGAAGGCTTAAGGTTGAAAGGTCTGGAGAGGCATCTCCGAGTTGTAATCTCGTCAAGTCATCCTTAAGTTTGGCTAGGGATTGCATGAGGTCTGCTCTCTCTTTCTCTCCCGACGTGAGAGATTTTTGGATGTTTTTGAGCTCAGTCATGATCGCCTGAGCTTCGGTGATGTTGTAGCATCCTTGTTGAGCGCTTAGCTTTTGTTCCACTCTGAAAAAAATGGAAGaattttattaagtacatcctactacattattcatattcatagtcACCATGAATGTCATGTTATCTACTCTTAAAAGTAACCCAAAATCAAGTTTTTCGTACAATGAGAAAGAGTTCTAATTCCATGGTAGTGACAACCATGGACGTGACATCCATGGAAATGAAAACTATTTTGAAACTTACTCAGCAAGCGTATCCACACCCCTTCTTGCACAGGCGACCTCAGCTCTCGCCTGCCTCAACTCTTTCCTCAGCTGCGCGACGCGGCCTCTTGCCTGCGTCACTTCTGACCGGAGCAGGTCCGGGTCGTGACGTGACGTGGTGGACGTCGTCGTTACGGAGGTTGTGGATGAGCATACTGGaataaatatgttttagttAGTTACATAGATAACTAAACCTAAACCCTGATCATAATATATTAAATTGGTACCTATACttgtatggggctattcataaattacgtcatttcaaattagggggggggggtctggacatcagatgatggtagcatgacgtaggaggaaatggggtcatttgaagcatgatctttggatgattttaggggagggggggtcaaaattcgtcaaaaatcgatgacgcaATTTATGGATAGCCCCTATGTAGGCATAATGTATAACGTTCATGCCCCTATTTAGTGTCTTGTGATAACTATACCAAACATATATTACTGTTGGAATTTGTTTGGTACAGTCAGTTCCTTAACATAAGTATCCCTTTCCTATACAGCTATATGGGgcacttatagtacctaaacctaacctacataGTACCTAAATGTATTTTATCCGTTTTATACGACAGTCACTTAATACTTAGTGACATTAAAAGCTAAAACGTTATATTATTTAAACACACACGTCTACGTCAACGATAACCATGTAcatataatttatacataatctCTACGATttcaaaataaatgtttattgcTTTATCCACTATTTACTCATATTTTAAAAACGTTAAAACACGCTGAGACGCCTCGCCGTTTTATccctttattttgtatttaacatAATATGCAACATTAAATAAACTGTAGATGAAATAGTTAAAATAGTACAGATTAAGAACATCGGACCAGTAATGTAAACAAGCCTACACATACCATATGTGCGATTTGCAAACGTAAGGCCATTACTGCAGTtgattacaatttacaattcCCCATCTCGGTATTTAAAGCACTGGGAGACTTAACAGTAACAGCTGAACACCGATGGACCTTATGGCCTTCTAATAAGGTTTATAAATGGTCAACATTGCGGACTATGGGCTGCTTTGCGTGCTAAGCAAAAAGGCACATATTCTCATATTGCATTTATACGGTAGGAGTAAATTATGTATGCGTAAAATCGTTGCCCTGAAAACTAGCGGAGGTAAATACGGTTTTATACATGCATAAAGGATATTTGAgaagtaaatatatattttaatactcTTTTGAATAGGCAGGTGCCTATCCTTTGAATAAATACAGTCAGTATAGATAATTATGTAGATTTTAGTTTTGTATTGGTTGTCAAGTATGCGATAATGTAAAAAACAAATCACACTTTAAACAGAAAACAATTATTCACATTTTTGTGCTTACTGTTGCTTCCATGAATGTCACTACCGTGGGAACAAttagaatttattaaaaaaaaatctttgaatgttAGCATGACTTTATGATAGTAGTCACAGCCACGGCAATTACATCCATGGAATTTACTGAATACCTACACATAGAGtcgttacttatttatttatttaaactttattgcataaaAGAACAACTTACTGTACAAAAAGCGAAATTAATGGCATGgcatgaggcattctctaccagtcaaccttaaggcaaagcagaaaatatacttaggtactttcGATGATTTGAAGCCTTATTCAAAATACTTTCAGGACTAGGCCGATTGAAGTACCTATGTGAGAAATTTAGGATATATAAATTGTGTAATGGATGTAGTGACATCCATGGTAGTGACATCAGCGGTGGTATCCATGGACGTGACCACAAACATAAGAGTGATCCAAAATTGAGCAGTAGATTATACTCACAGCTCGTCCGAGAGGCCGCCAGCGTAGACAGGGCATTGTTCAAATGTTTGTACTCGTCTTGCGCCAAGCACAGCCTCTGCTTTTTCACATCGTACATCTCCTTCTTCGCCTGTTGACAAACAGAGACAGAATGTTAATATCGCAAATATGTAGATCAAAAAATCTTATCAATATGATATTTATAAACaactagaatgatgatgattaacaAAGATGTCCTTTCCCGGACCTAGAACTAtgtccataccaaatttcatagctaaatcggttcagcggtttaagtgtgaagaggCAACAGACAAACAAACAGTGAGATTTTTAAAGGGGGAGGTAATAGGTAACAGTATTGATGTCGGATAAAATAAGTAGTTTGAAAATATTGGCATATGTTTAAATTTTTACCATTACAGCACATGAAGATGAAGCTTTTAATAGGAAATTTCCTCAACACATAGTTTTAGTTAGTTTGCACATAGCCAGTAGAAAGGTGTTATAAACTTTTATAGGGCTAGAAAAGCACACTGAAGTTTATAAGCTTCCATACATAAAATACAGCGATAACAACTTTATGAGTTTTATGACAGGCTGGCTATCCGCTTTTCGCCTTGATtgcataaaattaaatttattaagtgCACCTAAATTTACAGATGGACTATAAATTCTGGCAACTTGTTctgttttttaaaatatattacaaatttaTAAGGTCTGTAatagacggactgcaacccgactgcaatttggTTGGGAACTGCACACCGACTGGACGCCAACTGCTAAGTCGGCGTGCAGTACCTATACAACTTGCAGTCGAGTTacagtccgtctgtaccggccctaaGGAATTAAGGATTCCTAGTTTGACTAGGGACTGACGGAGCAAAgcgttacaataaaaaaaacatttttatgattaattaaattattcgtCGTAATAGTCGTTCGAGCCGGATACCTGGATAAGTCTAAATTTAGCCCAAAGCTTGATTTAAAACCTATTCGTCAAGttcaacattttaaaagttcaCAAGCAAAATCAGCAGACGCATCCATCCATCAAGACCCCTCATTTGCATGCAAAAGAGCAAATCGAGAATTAATGGGTGTCAAGTCGAATCTttacaattattaattttacGGTCAAAACTGGCATTAACAAATTCACAGTTGCAAAGAAAACACCGGGTCATACGCTTCGCATCTCCTTACGAAATTCATCAGAACCCCTCCAATTTTCACAAGTCATTAGAGTAAAATTCATTCGCAATTGTTTTTTTGGGACCGCTTTATTGACCAAGATTTTTTTGCACCCGCTGAAATTCGTCGGTGATCGAAATTAGAATTACCACCAACGTGATTAGGGGGACGCAATGGTTTCGAGTGACGACGGCGACTGCATAAAAAACTTGGTCCGACTAACTACAGCGTTGGGTATAGttatacctactgagcaacgAGTTTTTGATTGGAATGCTTGTAAAAAAAGCAACTACATCATTTCATACGGGTACATCCTGCGGCCGATCGGGTATCGAAACGCTATCGAAAACTTTTGATACCGATTGATAGCCGTATTTGTTTTATGAAAAATCGAGTGTTATAATCTTCTAAAGACACTTAATCATATATACATTTGACAATTTAAAACGTGGAAGAATTAGTACTTATATTCAATTTTAAATccgaaataaatattgaaattagATCATGGGTATAACACACATGAAAGATGGAAACCTTAGACAAACCTTCCGTTAAAGAAGATCTACTTTGGATTCCTATAACATTGGATATTTACAGTAAAGACCCTCAAGGATCCAGTGTGCCGGACAGCATGGTGCAGCCGACTCCAAGTGTGGGGTGGACACTGCGGAAACGTCCCATTCCTGCTCAGGACCTGCGTAGCCACATAACCTTGTCCTTCATAAAACGGCACTTCAGACATCGGCACTAATCTCACTTCCGCGGATCTGATCTGACGCACCGACAAAATGTTTTCATAGATCGCCTCGTCCTCTAAATTCTGTCCTTCAGGGCAGAGGCGGTAACCGAACTCGCGACTGATCTCGTCTAGATTAGCGTACTCGGGACGCTTGCGGAGCTCCTCCAAGTTTTGGTACTGTGGTTCGTCGCGCACGCGCAAGCCGGCCGGCCGGGTGGACGTAGGATCGACGCGGACGCCGTATTCCGGCTCGCGGACCATCTTGGCTACTTGGTTGCCGAAGCACCCTTTGCACCAGGCGCTGACCGTGGCCGCGCGCTCTCTGAAGGGTTCGAGCTCGGGAACGGGCGGCTGGGACCACATTTTGAGCGACTGCGACGGACACATCTTAACCCCCAAAAGGGCGCGCGTCGACTGACGCAGCGCGCAGCTCGGCGCGCAGTGGaatgcgcccgcgccgccgaaAGAATGCGATCTCGGGCGCATTTCGGAGGTCGATCTCTCCGGGCCGAGCTCCCGCCTTCCCGAGCCGGCCATCTGTCGTAATAAGTTCGGAGAAGAGGTGTCGGGCTGGACGGACTGTAACGGACTCCCGGTGACCTCGCCCGTGTCCTCGCACGCGAACAACCACATTTGTATAAACATCTATAAACTCTTTTTGGGTACTTAAGTATATATCAGGAAAGGTTTGACTATTCTACCTGAATCAGCGAGATGTATACGCTCCAACTCATAAATTTTGATCATCGCTATTACTATAAACCCAAGCCATATATCAAACGTTCGTAATTCCTTATGAAGAATCAACCAATCGATCAAGGTAATCTAAAGATATAGCTTCGTAATTTGTGCGAGTCCATTTTTGAGATACATAAAAGGTGAATACATATAATATGGTATTGAGTATGTTTGTTTGTATACAGGGCTAGTTAGCAAGAAATGCAGTAATCCAAGCAAAGCCGCCGCGCTGAGGAATGCAAGAAGCGCAGCAGTCGCACATGCATGACGTTGTTGCTCGTACGAGGATTTTCTCACATTTTCCTGCAATCACCTAACAAGGCGTGTTTCGCAAAAGGCCTTAGTAAATGCCAATTAATTTAAGGCAACAAATATGTACcttcaattattatatataaattaattaatcaaaaACTACATCGAAGGCAAAACGCTTATCATTTTAAAGAGGAAGcaaaaaataatatgaaaaaaggttTTTATGTCATAAAGTTTATTAGTCCTTTTTTACACATCAAATATAGAAACAAAGCATCCCGTTTGTTTTCAAGTCAATATCCATATACATATTATCTTAGTTTGTCTTAGGCCAAAATCGCGATGTTTGTGACTTGTACTACAACCTCTAAAAACACATTTAATGCTTCCCAAGAGCCATATTAAGAGCATTTTTTCCTTGAATTAaaagatatttagactaaaatgTCTATAATACAAAGTCCGCAAAGAAAACCGGCAAGTAGATGAGTCGCAAGACGGGATTGCAAATGCACGTAAAGGTATTCAGGAACAAAAATGCGCACAAATGCGCATCTACCTGCGCAAGAGCACCCTGCTGGGATAACTCCTAAAAGAAAAAGGCCACAAGTCTATATAAAACTTTTACAATATTATGTCTTCTGA
Protein-coding sequences here:
- the LOC134670895 gene encoding protein kibra isoform X1 translates to MAGSGRRELGPERSTSEMRPRSHSFGGAGAFHCAPSCALRQSTRALLGVKMCPSQSLKMWSQPPVPELEPFRERAATVSAWCKGCFGNQVAKMVREPEYGVRVDPTSTRPAGLRVRDEPQYQNLEELRKRPEYANLDEISREFGYRLCPEGQNLEDEAIYENILSVRQIRSAEVRLVPMSEVPFYEGQGYVATQVLSRNGTFPQCPPHTWSRLHHAVRHTGSLRVFTAKKEMYDVKKQRLCLAQDEYKHLNNALSTLAASRTSLCSSTTSVTTTSTTSRHDPDLLRSEVTQARGRVAQLRKELRQARAEVACARRGVDTLAEVEQKLSAQQGCYNITEAQAIMTELKNIQKSLTSGEKERADLMQSLAKLKDDLTRLQLGDASPDLSTLSLPQEKLSTASQTDLCADLVPIGTRLAEMARVRLQYDEARKRIQQIQQQLADLEDKVQPGQAESDKDRLLLFQEKEQLLRELRSITPRTRSKQEMTDIQIECKRLEQDLKNAFEMSNKCIADRLRLHEEKQLLLQQLKDALTSMTTLEGQLKTLSASTLSVSSSSSLGSLSTASSKGSLSSGISFTDIYGGSQIASSFQADKPIDMVDLHRRVERLLRGTSYTAESATPGAGSGSQPSLSPRSSLSSASPPPPPPSYSQVEMQRRQQRELEEKLAEMRIGVAGLNEITGLATIPVQLQGPGRPCEPLSPISETPPPPLSPRTPSSSGTNTRSVSAAVSDESVAGDSGVFEAAQAGDASAVNSTQIEIKLRYCIEDSALEISILRARNLNALFIDVGTEVAVLGALVIGGGTCGITFSSASLPWRGTTLAWRHVARASVAGTRALRAATLQVNLVCRAECLGCAQVSLADFDPDAVSQKWYNVLSFRCMRRDESSDESTVISSQTSTLTRNRGPESMTGAECNVDCGENSASEDEESREPLNQIVEEDSLEDYIPEDELALEEEYLHPSTAEKETNTECNFCPEGARQLHRRKSPQVSATLEEPLATIKRSQTFSPQPQSIGNRQYICRLNRSESDSSMASRARRPAPPPPAGIPFDRSVRERRSLRWGRVAGGAARRTRTRSARTSLDLALDLSAQNTKLADLRTEIAHLSQLKRRLEEACARGDPAIASWVTEDDTLRRLVAPAEPNERAAKLLHRTCREIYRLRKSRQGGRRPDLVTFKEKMAFFTRPKSTVPVLDGEAEEISEDEWEDELEERRTPDGRSSKTSYELRRDQRCNDVREEKPEKLEEAAKDTQEVVECKNPCLDRLEAAQDQEKTEEDRYEFVVDRALGVQV
- the LOC134670895 gene encoding protein kibra isoform X3 produces the protein MAGSGRRELGPERSTSEMRPRSHSFGGAGAFHCAPSCALRQSTRALLGVKMCPSQSLKMWSQPPVPELEPFRERAATVSAWCKGCFGNQVAKMVREPEYGVRVDPTSTRPAGLRVRDEPQYQNLEELRKRPEYANLDEISREFGYRLCPEGQNLEDEAIYENILSVRQIRSAEVRLVPMSEVPFYEGQGYVATQVLSRNGTFPQCPPHTWSRLHHAVRHTGSLRVFTAKKEMYDVKKQRLCLAQDEYKHLNNALSTLAASRTSLCSSTTSVTTTSTTSRHDPDLLRSEVTQARGRVAQLRKELRQARAEVACARRGVDTLAEVEQKLSAQQGCYNITEAQAIMTELKNIQKSLTSGEKERADLMQSLAKLKDDLTRLQLGDASPDLSTLSLPQEKLSTASQTDLCADLVPIGTRLAEMARVRLQYDEARKRIQQIQQQLADLEDKVQPGQAESDKDRLLLFQEKEQLLRELRSITPRTRSKQEMTDIQIECKRLEQDLKNAFEMSNKCIADRLRLHEEKQLLLQQLKDALTSMTTLEGQLKTLSASTLSVSSSSSLGSLSTASSKGSLSSGISFTDIYGGSQIASSFQADKPIDMVDLHRRVERLLRGTSYTAESATPGAGSGSQPSLSPRSSLSSASPPPPPPSYSQVEMQRRQQRELEEKLAEMRIGVAGLNEITGLATIPVQLQGPGRPCEPLSPISETPPPPLSPRTPSSSGTNTRSVSAAVSDESVAGDSGVFEAAQAGDASAVNSTQIEIKLRYCIEDSALEISILRARNLNALFIDVGTEVAVLGALVIGGGTCGITFSSASLPWRGTTLAWRHVARASVAGTRALRAATLQVNLVCRAECLGCAQVSLADFDPDAVSQKWYNVLSFRCMRRDESSDESTVISSQTSTLTRNRGPESMTGAECNVDCGENSASEDEESREPLNQIVEEDSLEDYIPEDELALEEEYLHPSTAEKETNTECNFCPEGARQLHRRYLKCYRRVEADGRPQHSPLEK
- the LOC134670895 gene encoding protein kibra isoform X2, whose protein sequence is MPRRRNGEIPLPDGWDYARDFDGKLYFIDHNSRKTTWIDPRDRYTKPQTFADCIGNELPLGWEEAYDPQIGPYYINHVSQVTQLEDPRLEWLSIQEAMLREYLNTAQEALEAKKEMYDVKKQRLCLAQDEYKHLNNALSTLAASRTSLCSSTTSVTTTSTTSRHDPDLLRSEVTQARGRVAQLRKELRQARAEVACARRGVDTLAEVEQKLSAQQGCYNITEAQAIMTELKNIQKSLTSGEKERADLMQSLAKLKDDLTRLQLGDASPDLSTLSLPQEKLSTASQTDLCADLVPIGTRLAEMARVRLQYDEARKRIQQIQQQLADLEDKVQPGQAESDKDRLLLFQEKEQLLRELRSITPRTRSKQEMTDIQIECKRLEQDLKNAFEMSNKCIADRLRLHEEKQLLLQQLKDALTSMTTLEGQLKTLSASTLSVSSSSSLGSLSTASSKGSLSSGISFTDIYGGSQIASSFQADKPIDMVDLHRRVERLLRGTSYTAESATPGAGSGSQPSLSPRSSLSSASPPPPPPSYSQVEMQRRQQRELEEKLAEMRIGVAGLNEITGLATIPVQLQGPGRPCEPLSPISETPPPPLSPRTPSSSGTNTRSVSAAVSDESVAGDSGVFEAAQAGDASAVNSTQIEIKLRYCIEDSALEISILRARNLNALFIDVGTEVAVLGALVIGGGTCGITFSSASLPWRGTTLAWRHVARASVAGTRALRAATLQVNLVCRAECLGCAQVSLADFDPDAVSQKWYNVLSFRCMRRDESSDESTVISSQTSTLTRNRGPESMTGAECNVDCGENSASEDEESREPLNQIVEEDSLEDYIPEDELALEEEYLHPSTAEKETNTECNFCPEGARQLHRRKSPQVSATLEEPLATIKRSQTFSPQPQSIGNRQYICRLNRSESDSSMASRARRPAPPPPAGIPFDRSVRERRSLRWGRVAGGAARRTRTRSARTSLDLALDLSAQNTKLADLRTEIAHLSQLKRRLEEACARGDPAIASWVTEDDTLRRLVAPAEPNERAAKLLHRTCREIYRLRKSRQGGRRPDLVTFKEKMAFFTRPKSTVPVLDGEAEEISEDEWEDELEERRTPDGRSSKTSYELRRDQRCNDVREEKPEKLEEAAKDTQEVVECKNPCLDRLEAAQDQEKTEEDRYEFVVDRALGVQV